From Acyrthosiphon pisum isolate AL4f unplaced genomic scaffold, pea_aphid_22Mar2018_4r6ur Scaffold_20840;HRSCAF=22286, whole genome shotgun sequence:
TCCTGTTTAGTCCATCATACTTAGAACTTTTCGACCAATGAACGATCGACGTATAGCTTTGGTTTGGTAATATATACTCATTTTTTCCAAATTCTGGGCATCATTCAGACTCAATCGTACCAGTTGTCAACAAGCATTTTTCAACTACACTCGTATCGACATGGCTCCAGGAGGTAAATCCGCAGGCGGCAAAGCGATGAAGAAGTCCGGTAAGGCTCAAAAGAACATCGCCAAATCCGACAAGAAACGCAAGCCCAAGAGGAAAGAATCGTACGCTATCTACATCTACAAAGTGCTGAAGCAAGTGCACCCAGACACTGGCGTTTCCTCAAAGGCAATGAGCATCATGAACAGTTTCGTCAACGATCTCTTCGAACGTATCGCTTCTGAATCCAGTCGTTTGGCTCACTACAACAAGCGTTCAACTATCACCAGTCGGGAAATC
This genomic window contains:
- the LOC100165517 gene encoding histone H2B, producing MAPGGKSAGGKAMKKSGKAQKNIAKSDKKRKPKRKESYAIYIYKVLKQVHPDTGVSSKAMSIMNSFVNDLFERIASESSRLAHYNKRSTITSREIQTAVRLLLPGELAKHAVSEGTKAVTKYTSSK